One window of Bos indicus isolate NIAB-ARS_2022 breed Sahiwal x Tharparkar chromosome 18, NIAB-ARS_B.indTharparkar_mat_pri_1.0, whole genome shotgun sequence genomic DNA carries:
- the LOC109571801 gene encoding sialic acid-binding Ig-like lectin 14, with protein MREWVAGCCLHSTQEPLLVFCSRHSHRPSELWCWRDEPQMGDAQTPSGSDMQPLLLPLLWAGSLAYNSRYWLDVQPSVSVQEGLCIRVPCSIYYPREALTDTPDIHVQGTLAFGRPTNLTCAVPWACERGTPPTFSWTGVALTSLHPESPHSSVLTLTLQPQDHGTNLTCRVSFPGAGVSTYVTIRLNVSYSLQNLDIRVFWENSTVPKILGNATSLRVWEGQSLRLVCVIDSNPPANVSWSRGSLTLSPSQPLDPGVLELPRVVLGDGGEVTRRAQHPSGSSLVSLNLVVLGVSSFCPQDFGENQGSWPLVLTLLRGALMGAGFLLTCGLSWIYYSRSVDKEVLKDLAPSLTQE; from the exons ATGCGTGAATGGGTGGCTGGCTGCTGCCTTCACTCCACCCAGGAGCCCCTTCTTGTCTTCTGCTCCAGACACTCCCACAGACC GTCCGAGCTCTGGTGCTGGAGGGACGAGCCCCAGATGGGG GACGCCCAGACACCCTCTGGCTCAGACATGCagccactgctgctgccgctgctgtgGGCGG GGTCCCTGGCTTATAATTCGAGATACTGGCTGGACGTGCAGCCGTCCGTGTCGGTGCAGGAGGGCTTGTGTATCCGCGTGCCCTGCTCCATCTACTATCCCAGGGAAG CTCTGACAGACACACCTGACATCCACGTCCAGGGGACCCTAGCATTCGGCCGCCCCACCAACCTCACCTGTGCGGTGCCATGGGCCTGTGAGAGGGGGACGCCCCCCACCTTCTCCTGGACCGGGGTCGCCCTCACCTCCCTGCACCCCGAGAGTCCCCACTCCTCAGTGCTCACCCTCACCCTGCAGCCCCAGGACCACGGCACCAACCTCACGTGTCGTGTGTCCTTCCCCGGAGCTGGTGTGAGCACATACGTGACCATCAGGCTCAATGTGTCCT ACTCCCTGCAGAACCTGGATATTCGGGTCTTCTGGGAAAACAGCACAG TCCCCAAGATCCTGGGCAATGCCACCTCCCTGAGAGTCTGGGAGGGCCAGTCCCTGCGCCTGGTCTGTGTCATCGACAGCAACCCCCCCGCCAATGTAAGCTGGTCCCGGGGAAGCCTGACCCTGAGCCCCTCCCAGCCTTTGGATCCTGGGGTCCTAGAGCTGCCCCGGGTGGTCTTAGGGGATGGAGGAGAGGTCACCCGCAGAGCTCAGCACCCGAGCGGCTCCAGCCTCGTGTCCTTAAACCTAGTTGTACTGG GTGTCTCCTCTTTCTGCCCCCAAGACTTTGGGGAGAATCAGGGCTCCTGGCCCCTGGTCCTCACCCTGCTTAGGGGCGCCCTGATGGGAGCTGGTTTCCTTCTTACCTGTGGCCTCAGCTGGATCTACTACAGCAG GTCTGTGGACAAGGAGGTGCTAAAGGACCTGGCCCCAAGCCTTACCCAGGAATAA
- the LOC109573089 gene encoding sialic acid-binding Ig-like lectin 13 isoform X1 — MLLLPLLVALLWRREGAEGQMGPGENYKLQVPELVTVEEGLCVHVPCSFSYPWDVWAIFTSTLGYWFREGAATSKDAPVATNNPDREVQEETQGRFHLLGDTRAYNCSLEIRDARRRDNGSYFFRMERGSVKNNYMSNQLSLHVTALTHTPAILISGTLVSGRPGNLTCSVPWACKRGTPPIFSWKGATVSSQVVTTALSSVLTLTPRPQDHGTKLTCQVTLPGAEVTTATVVHLNVSYPPQNLTVTVFQGNSTASKAQENGSSLSVSEGQSLRLVCVVDSNPPARISWARGSLTLSASPPSHPEMLELPRVLTGDEGEFTCRAQHALGSQHVSLRLSLQRRSARPAEAVLVAIWEVAVKTLLLLLFLLGLLVRCCTRTSARPAGGVSEAKETPPLTPQLILKPISSRS; from the exons ATGCTGCTACTGCCACTGCTGGTGGCCCTGCTCTGGCGGAGGGAGGGAGCCGAGGGCCAGATGGGGCCTGGGGAGAATTACAAGCTGCAGGTGCCGGAGCTGGTGACGGTGGAGGAGGGCCTGTGTGTCCACGTGCCCTGCTCCTTCTCCTACCCCTGGGATGTCTGGGCCATCTTTACCTCAACTCTGGGCTACTGGTTTCGGGAAGGGGCTGCAACATCCAAGGATGCTCCTGTGGCCACAAACAACCCAGACAGAGAAGTACAGGAGGAGACCCAGGGACGATTCCATCTCCTCGGGGATACCCGGGCCTACAACTGCTCCTTGGAGATCAGAGATGCCAGGAGGAGGGACAATGGTTCATACTTTTTTCGGATGGAACGAGGAAGTGTGAAAAACAATTATATGTCTAACCAGCTCTCCTTGCATGTGACAG CCCTCACCCACACACCTGCCATCCTCATTTCGGGGACCCTGGTGTCCGGCCGCCCCGGGAACCTGACCTGCTCTGTGCCCTGGGCCTGTAAGCGGGGCACGCCCCCCATCTTCTCCTGGAAGGGGGCCACCGTCTCTTCCCAGGTTGTCACAACAGCCCTCTCGTCGGTGCTCACCCTAACTCCACGGCCCCAGGACCACGGCACCAAGCTCACCTGTCAGGTGACCTTGCCTGGAGCTGAAGTGACCACAGCGACGGTCGTCCACCTCAACGTGTCCT ACCCTCCACAGAACTTGACTGTGACTGTCTTCCAAGGAAACAGCACAG CATCCAAAGCCCAGGAGAACGGATCCTCTCTTTCAGTCTCGGAGGGCCAGTCCCTGCGCCTGGTCTGCGTCGTTGACAGCAACCCCCCCGCCAGGATCAGCTGGGCCCGGGGGAGCCTGACCCTCAGCGCCTCGCCGCCCAGCCACCCAGAGATGCTGGAGCTGCCGCGGGTGCTCACAGGAGACGAAGGGGAGTTCACCTGCCGAGCTCAGCACGCCCTCGGCTCCCAGCACGTCTCCCTGAGGCTCTCGCTGCAGA GGCGGTCAGCGCGCCCGGCAGAGGCGGTCCTGGTAGCCATCTGGGAAGTGGCTGTCAAgaccctgctcctcctcctctttctcctgggCCTCCT AGTGAGGTGCTGCACAAGGACTTCAGCCAGGCCAGCAGGGGGCGTGTCAGAGGCAAAGGAAACCCCCCCTTTAACCCCTCAG CTCATCTTGAAGCCCATCTCCTCCCGGTCCTGA
- the LOC109573089 gene encoding sialic acid-binding Ig-like lectin 8 isoform X2 — MLLLPLLVALLWRREGAEGQMGPGENYKLQVPELVTVEEGLCVHVPCSFSYPWDVWAIFTSTLGYWFREGAATSKDAPVATNNPDREVQEETQGRFHLLGDTRAYNCSLEIRDARRRDNGSYFFRMERGSVKNNYMSNQLSLHVTALTHTPAILISGTLVSGRPGNLTCSVPWACKRGTPPIFSWKGATVSSQVVTTALSSVLTLTPRPQDHGTKLTCQVTLPGAEVTTATVVHLNVSYPPQNLTVTVFQGNSTASKAQENGSSLSVSEGQSLRLVCVVDSNPPARISWARGSLTLSASPPSHPEMLELPRVLTGDEGEFTCRAQHALGSQHVSLRLSLQRRSARPAEAVLVAIWEVAVKTLLLLLFLLGLLVRCCTRTSARPAGGVSEAKETPPLTPQHSSS; from the exons ATGCTGCTACTGCCACTGCTGGTGGCCCTGCTCTGGCGGAGGGAGGGAGCCGAGGGCCAGATGGGGCCTGGGGAGAATTACAAGCTGCAGGTGCCGGAGCTGGTGACGGTGGAGGAGGGCCTGTGTGTCCACGTGCCCTGCTCCTTCTCCTACCCCTGGGATGTCTGGGCCATCTTTACCTCAACTCTGGGCTACTGGTTTCGGGAAGGGGCTGCAACATCCAAGGATGCTCCTGTGGCCACAAACAACCCAGACAGAGAAGTACAGGAGGAGACCCAGGGACGATTCCATCTCCTCGGGGATACCCGGGCCTACAACTGCTCCTTGGAGATCAGAGATGCCAGGAGGAGGGACAATGGTTCATACTTTTTTCGGATGGAACGAGGAAGTGTGAAAAACAATTATATGTCTAACCAGCTCTCCTTGCATGTGACAG CCCTCACCCACACACCTGCCATCCTCATTTCGGGGACCCTGGTGTCCGGCCGCCCCGGGAACCTGACCTGCTCTGTGCCCTGGGCCTGTAAGCGGGGCACGCCCCCCATCTTCTCCTGGAAGGGGGCCACCGTCTCTTCCCAGGTTGTCACAACAGCCCTCTCGTCGGTGCTCACCCTAACTCCACGGCCCCAGGACCACGGCACCAAGCTCACCTGTCAGGTGACCTTGCCTGGAGCTGAAGTGACCACAGCGACGGTCGTCCACCTCAACGTGTCCT ACCCTCCACAGAACTTGACTGTGACTGTCTTCCAAGGAAACAGCACAG CATCCAAAGCCCAGGAGAACGGATCCTCTCTTTCAGTCTCGGAGGGCCAGTCCCTGCGCCTGGTCTGCGTCGTTGACAGCAACCCCCCCGCCAGGATCAGCTGGGCCCGGGGGAGCCTGACCCTCAGCGCCTCGCCGCCCAGCCACCCAGAGATGCTGGAGCTGCCGCGGGTGCTCACAGGAGACGAAGGGGAGTTCACCTGCCGAGCTCAGCACGCCCTCGGCTCCCAGCACGTCTCCCTGAGGCTCTCGCTGCAGA GGCGGTCAGCGCGCCCGGCAGAGGCGGTCCTGGTAGCCATCTGGGAAGTGGCTGTCAAgaccctgctcctcctcctctttctcctgggCCTCCT AGTGAGGTGCTGCACAAGGACTTCAGCCAGGCCAGCAGGGGGCGTGTCAGAGGCAAAGGAAACCCCCCCTTTAACCCCTCAG CACAGCTCATCTTGA